A genome region from Maridesulfovibrio salexigens DSM 2638 includes the following:
- a CDS encoding alkaline phosphatase family protein yields MLFNQTERKRFVVLGLDGLPASLALKWAKRLPNLARIAGKCDSISAELPELSPVNWTSFFTAQKPERHGLYGFTSIDPQSYTLSINNFEQVLCPTIFDALGKNGLISKVINLPNTYPAKPLRGMLISGFVADSFEKAVHPPFLLGPLRDASYQLEADTSRGIMDPDYLFDQVARTLEGRLKVLELLWNDLAWDLFTIVFTETDRLFHFFYPAFEDDNHPLASKATEFMHKWDHAIGVVLDKFKTLPGDKKLISFADHGFAALETEVDLNTFLVQQGCLEYTQPAKDQWDSSIIAPSSKAFALDPGRIYIHTSDFARGQIDPAHTDKITAEIADKLMKLEFNGQKVMRQVLTKREAYGDSPIGNPPDLICTAKPGFDLKAKFDRAEIFGFHGRTGTHTVQDAFFYSSDGQQINTMHQTGQIILDWFNITLPD; encoded by the coding sequence CCAATCTCGCCCGCATTGCCGGAAAGTGCGATTCCATTTCTGCCGAACTGCCGGAACTTTCCCCGGTAAACTGGACATCATTCTTTACTGCCCAAAAACCGGAAAGACATGGACTTTACGGCTTCACATCCATTGATCCGCAAAGCTACACCCTTTCCATTAACAACTTCGAGCAGGTACTCTGCCCGACAATTTTTGATGCTCTGGGCAAAAACGGATTGATCAGCAAGGTCATTAACCTACCTAATACTTACCCCGCCAAGCCGCTGCGAGGCATGCTGATTTCCGGCTTTGTTGCTGATTCATTTGAGAAAGCTGTTCACCCACCCTTCCTGCTCGGCCCACTTCGCGATGCAAGCTATCAGCTCGAAGCAGACACCAGCCGGGGAATAATGGACCCGGATTATCTTTTCGATCAAGTCGCGCGCACTCTTGAGGGACGGTTAAAGGTACTTGAATTACTTTGGAATGATCTTGCATGGGATTTATTCACCATTGTCTTTACGGAAACAGACCGCCTGTTCCATTTTTTCTATCCCGCTTTCGAAGACGACAACCATCCCCTCGCTTCCAAGGCAACAGAATTTATGCATAAATGGGATCATGCAATAGGTGTGGTGCTGGATAAATTCAAAACTCTGCCGGGAGATAAAAAGCTTATCAGTTTTGCGGATCATGGCTTCGCTGCCCTTGAAACAGAAGTGGACCTGAACACCTTTCTCGTACAACAGGGCTGTCTGGAATACACCCAGCCCGCAAAGGACCAGTGGGATTCCTCAATAATTGCCCCGAGCAGCAAAGCATTTGCCCTTGATCCCGGAAGGATATATATCCATACCTCTGATTTTGCACGTGGACAGATTGATCCAGCACACACAGATAAAATTACTGCTGAAATAGCGGACAAACTCATGAAGCTTGAGTTCAACGGACAAAAGGTGATGAGGCAGGTTCTGACCAAACGTGAAGCCTATGGAGACAGCCCTATAGGCAACCCTCCGGACCTGATCTGCACCGCAAAACCCGGATTCGATCTTAAGGCTAAATTTGACCGCGCTGAAATCTTCGGTTTCCATGGCAGAACCGGAACTCATACAGTGCAAGACGCATTTTTCTACAGCTCCGATGGACAGCAGATTAACACCATGCACCAAACCGGACAAATCATACTTGACTGGTTCAATATTACTCTGCCAGATTAA
- a CDS encoding ATP-dependent helicase, producing MIDFKNELNPAQYEAATHPQGPVLVIAGAGSGKTRTIVYRLAWLVEQGIPPESILLMTFTRKAAQEMLQRTELILGRNLHGTQGGTFHAFAYSVLRQNAAEIGFPNGITLMDRSDSEAAVKEVKDQLKFGKGDRSYPKKSTLLDMISKSRNKELSIDTLVNSEAFHLATYASEMEQIAKGYAVYKKQHGLMDYDDLLFYLEELLTKDKFLRNSLRSRYQYIMVDEYQDTNLVQARIVGLLAGKNGNVMAVGDDAQSIYSFRGADVTNILKFPDIFEDVKIVRLEQNYRSTQPILDLTNAILDGAETKFDKKLFTEQTWGDKPQLMVPLSDFSQSNRVLDRIIELQKKHGPEEVAVLFRAGYQSYGLEVALKRLGVGFKKYGGLKFNEAAHIKDVLAFMRLVSNPADIIAWQRTLGHIKGVGPKTATKIAQAVISADQKALGKFTKKYQLLQDILRDLDGLRKKNSSPATCLEIIVPLYRPLLVAQYPDDYPRREAGIEQLSQIASNYDDLEFFLTDLCLDPDQHSEEEKKEDVVTLSTIHSAKGLEWNAVIIIDLVEDRFPSRKSMQKPQEYEEERRLLYVACTRARKELIMCAPASINRKNTDFSEPAVPSPFLRELDNALFDELQESYSGGMAKKKNAPVNPAAYTDTAPSISASKKPSPMKLGHCKHKIFGRGKIIERIEPNKLRINFPGFGPKVIVEDFVEML from the coding sequence ATGATCGATTTTAAAAATGAATTGAACCCGGCACAGTACGAAGCAGCTACACATCCACAGGGTCCCGTGCTGGTAATTGCGGGTGCTGGCAGCGGCAAAACCCGTACAATTGTATACCGTCTGGCATGGTTGGTAGAACAGGGCATCCCGCCGGAATCCATTCTGCTGATGACCTTCACCCGTAAGGCTGCGCAGGAAATGCTTCAGCGTACCGAGCTGATTCTGGGCAGAAATCTGCACGGCACTCAAGGCGGAACATTCCACGCTTTCGCTTATTCCGTACTGCGTCAAAACGCGGCTGAAATCGGCTTTCCGAATGGCATAACCCTCATGGACCGCAGTGACTCTGAAGCCGCAGTCAAAGAAGTAAAAGATCAGCTTAAATTCGGTAAGGGAGACCGCTCATACCCCAAAAAATCCACCCTGCTGGATATGATCAGCAAGTCTCGTAACAAAGAACTTTCCATTGATACGCTGGTCAATTCCGAAGCTTTCCATCTGGCAACCTACGCTTCCGAAATGGAACAAATAGCTAAGGGCTACGCTGTTTATAAAAAACAGCACGGTTTGATGGATTATGACGACCTGCTCTTCTACCTTGAAGAACTGCTGACAAAAGACAAATTCCTGCGTAATTCCCTGCGTTCACGCTACCAGTACATCATGGTCGATGAATATCAGGATACCAACCTTGTGCAGGCTCGCATTGTCGGTTTGCTGGCCGGAAAAAACGGAAACGTCATGGCTGTAGGTGATGATGCTCAGTCCATCTATTCTTTCCGTGGCGCGGATGTAACCAACATCCTTAAATTTCCTGACATTTTTGAAGACGTAAAAATTGTACGTCTGGAACAGAACTATCGTTCCACACAGCCCATCCTTGATCTGACCAACGCTATTCTGGACGGGGCTGAAACAAAATTCGATAAGAAACTTTTCACCGAACAGACATGGGGCGATAAGCCGCAACTCATGGTTCCGCTCAGCGATTTCAGCCAGTCCAACCGCGTGCTGGACCGGATCATTGAATTGCAGAAAAAACATGGTCCCGAAGAGGTCGCAGTACTTTTCCGCGCCGGATACCAGAGTTACGGTCTGGAAGTTGCCCTGAAACGATTGGGTGTAGGATTCAAAAAATACGGCGGCCTGAAATTCAACGAAGCCGCACACATCAAAGATGTTCTGGCTTTCATGCGTCTGGTCAGCAATCCAGCGGACATTATCGCATGGCAACGCACCCTTGGACATATCAAGGGAGTCGGACCCAAAACCGCCACTAAAATCGCACAGGCTGTAATTTCTGCTGACCAGAAGGCACTTGGGAAATTCACCAAGAAATATCAGTTGCTGCAGGACATCCTGCGTGACCTTGATGGACTAAGGAAGAAAAACTCTTCTCCGGCAACCTGTCTTGAGATCATAGTTCCGCTCTACAGGCCGTTACTGGTTGCCCAGTACCCGGACGATTACCCGCGCCGCGAAGCCGGAATCGAACAGCTCAGCCAGATTGCATCCAACTACGATGATCTGGAATTTTTCCTGACCGACCTCTGCCTTGATCCTGATCAGCACAGCGAGGAAGAAAAAAAAGAAGATGTGGTCACTCTCTCCACCATTCATTCCGCCAAAGGACTGGAGTGGAATGCGGTCATCATCATTGACCTTGTGGAAGACCGTTTTCCTTCCCGCAAATCCATGCAAAAGCCTCAGGAATACGAGGAAGAACGCCGTCTGCTTTACGTGGCCTGTACCCGCGCACGCAAGGAGCTGATCATGTGCGCCCCGGCATCCATCAACCGCAAAAACACCGACTTCTCCGAACCTGCGGTGCCCAGTCCATTTCTGCGTGAGCTTGATAACGCACTCTTTGATGAATTGCAGGAATCCTATTCCGGCGGCATGGCGAAGAAAAAGAATGCTCCGGTAAATCCTGCTGCCTATACCGATACAGCTCCTTCAATCTCAGCTTCCAAGAAGCCCTCGCCCATGAAGCTGGGGCATTGCAAGCACAAGATTTTCGGACGTGGCAAAATCATCGAACGCATCGAGCCCAACAAGCTGCGCATCAATTTCCCCGGCTTTGGACCAAAGGTCATTGTCGAAGATTTTGTGGAGATGCTGTAA
- the thiL gene encoding thiamine-phosphate kinase produces MTKLNSEQDFLTLIDKYFPSENGHVTLGRGDDCSILRSGTDLCISKDLFLEDVHFRRSYFSPADIGYKALAVNISDIAAMGGQPCGFALGLIIPPSLESEFWEPFFQSMSALAKQHGLILAGGDLSGGQYLGISVTVWGEAAGGRFLSRGNAVPGDILFLHGPAGMARTGLLALEESGTKATDFYPECVQAHLRPPMRVAAGIKLAESEHVKGLMDLSDGLARDLPRFLGCCEGSLGARISLDESQLHEEIIHYAESKSISAAEHAFLGGEDYALFGAASADGFAELKAKIPGLHQIGTITGDNKILLNGKEYTAGGFDHFSK; encoded by the coding sequence ATGACAAAATTAAATTCAGAACAGGATTTCCTGACCCTGATCGACAAATATTTTCCATCCGAAAACGGCCATGTCACGCTTGGACGCGGAGATGACTGCTCTATCCTTCGTTCCGGCACAGACCTGTGCATCAGTAAAGATCTGTTTCTGGAAGATGTGCATTTCAGACGCTCGTACTTCTCTCCGGCAGACATCGGCTACAAAGCCCTTGCAGTTAATATCAGTGATATTGCGGCGATGGGCGGACAGCCCTGCGGATTTGCACTGGGTTTAATTATCCCGCCCAGTCTGGAAAGTGAATTCTGGGAACCATTCTTTCAATCAATGTCTGCCCTTGCGAAACAGCACGGGTTGATTCTGGCAGGAGGAGACCTGTCCGGCGGTCAGTATCTGGGAATTTCAGTTACAGTCTGGGGCGAAGCTGCGGGAGGCCGTTTTCTTTCTCGGGGCAATGCTGTACCGGGAGATATTTTATTCCTGCATGGTCCGGCAGGTATGGCCCGCACCGGACTGCTGGCACTTGAAGAATCAGGCACAAAAGCTACCGATTTTTACCCGGAATGTGTGCAAGCGCATCTGCGCCCGCCCATGCGCGTTGCAGCCGGCATCAAACTGGCTGAGTCGGAACACGTAAAAGGACTGATGGACCTCTCGGATGGTCTGGCCCGTGACCTGCCCCGTTTTCTGGGCTGCTGTGAAGGTAGTTTAGGTGCTAGGATTTCACTTGATGAATCGCAATTGCACGAAGAAATCATTCACTATGCTGAATCAAAATCAATTTCCGCTGCCGAACACGCTTTCCTCGGCGGAGAGGACTATGCCCTGTTCGGAGCTGCTTCAGCTGATGGCTTTGCAGAACTGAAGGCAAAAATCCCCGGCCTGCACCAGATAGGCACAATCACCGGGGACAACAAAATTTTACTTAACGGCAAAGAATACACTGCCGGTGGATTTGATCACTTTTCCAAATAA
- the trhA gene encoding PAQR family membrane homeostasis protein TrhA produces the protein MLQYVREPMSGLTHFIGFCLAIAGLVMLLVSSVNPTSVMHVVTFSVFGGGMVLLYLASTLYHWLPLSKRGIMWLRKLDHSMIYIYIAATYTPICLVGLKGAWGWSLFAAIWSMALAGIITKMVWLNAPRWLSTGFYLAMGWLVIVGAYPLIQALQVGALLWLLAGGIMYSIGAVIYAMKRPDPWPEFFGFHEIFHVFVMAGSFCHFWVMYEYITALGW, from the coding sequence ATGCTGCAATACGTACGCGAACCCATGAGCGGGTTAACTCATTTTATAGGCTTTTGCCTCGCTATTGCCGGGCTGGTTATGCTGTTGGTTTCATCTGTAAATCCGACCAGCGTAATGCATGTGGTTACTTTTTCGGTTTTTGGCGGCGGTATGGTTTTGCTTTACCTTGCGAGCACTTTGTACCATTGGTTGCCCCTTTCCAAGCGGGGGATCATGTGGCTGCGTAAGCTCGACCATTCCATGATCTATATTTATATTGCCGCAACCTACACGCCTATATGCCTTGTGGGGCTTAAAGGAGCGTGGGGATGGTCTTTGTTCGCTGCAATATGGAGCATGGCATTGGCTGGGATTATTACCAAAATGGTCTGGTTGAATGCGCCGCGATGGTTGTCCACCGGATTTTATCTAGCCATGGGTTGGCTGGTAATTGTCGGGGCTTATCCCTTGATTCAGGCTTTGCAGGTCGGAGCATTGCTCTGGCTGCTTGCCGGCGGAATCATGTATTCAATCGGCGCGGTTATTTATGCAATGAAACGGCCTGATCCGTGGCCGGAATTCTTTGGCTTCCATGAAATTTTCCATGTATTTGTCATGGCCGGAAGTTTCTGCCATTTTTGGGTAATGTACGAATATATTACCGCGCTGGGGTGGTAA
- the thiC gene encoding phosphomethylpyrimidine synthase ThiC, whose protein sequence is MFSKNKALKSIFDSSIDELCKSEGLSKETIIQGIEDGTMVLLGNPNHKNVTPTLIGQPAKVKINANIGTSPFKNDREKEMKKLDTAWKAGAHAVMDLSTAGDLDGIRTDMLNSCPLPLGTVPIYAMAQQYVARDEDPAGFSIDELFAEVEKEAEQGVDFMTLHCGLTRRGAEWATEEGERLLGIVSRGGSILARWMRDHDAENPLLTNYDRLLEICLKHNVTLSLGDGLRPGAGEDAGDAAQWEEVLMLGKLAKRAHEYGVQAMIEGPGHVPMHLVESQIRGIKAATYNAPLYVLGPLVTDSAPGYDHIAGAIGGAIAVMNGVDFLCYLTPAEHLTLPEIDDVWNGVKASLVAAQCGEVGLGRKDAVQRDKEISIARKELDWDRIAELAIDPALACARRKDHKDEKECAMCGKFCAVRMLSE, encoded by the coding sequence ATGTTTTCAAAAAATAAAGCTCTCAAAAGCATATTTGATTCCAGCATTGATGAACTTTGCAAGAGCGAAGGGCTCTCCAAAGAGACCATTATTCAGGGCATTGAAGATGGGACTATGGTTCTGCTCGGGAACCCCAACCACAAGAATGTAACTCCCACCCTTATCGGGCAGCCCGCGAAGGTTAAAATTAACGCTAACATCGGTACTTCTCCTTTTAAGAATGACCGTGAAAAGGAAATGAAGAAGCTTGATACCGCATGGAAGGCTGGCGCACACGCCGTTATGGACCTTTCCACCGCCGGTGATCTTGACGGAATCAGGACCGATATGCTCAATAGCTGCCCCCTGCCGCTGGGTACTGTACCCATTTATGCTATGGCGCAGCAGTATGTTGCACGTGATGAAGATCCCGCAGGTTTCTCCATTGATGAACTTTTTGCAGAAGTGGAAAAAGAAGCCGAACAGGGTGTAGATTTCATGACCCTGCATTGCGGCCTTACCCGCCGTGGCGCAGAGTGGGCAACTGAAGAAGGTGAGCGTCTGCTGGGAATCGTTTCTCGCGGTGGCTCTATCCTTGCTCGTTGGATGCGTGATCATGATGCGGAGAACCCTCTGCTCACCAACTATGATCGTCTTCTCGAAATCTGCCTCAAGCACAACGTTACCCTGAGCCTCGGTGACGGCCTCCGTCCCGGTGCAGGTGAAGATGCCGGTGATGCTGCTCAGTGGGAAGAAGTTCTCATGCTCGGTAAGCTTGCCAAGCGTGCTCACGAATACGGCGTTCAGGCTATGATTGAAGGTCCCGGCCACGTGCCCATGCACCTTGTTGAATCCCAGATTCGTGGAATCAAGGCTGCTACCTACAATGCACCTCTCTACGTTCTCGGACCTCTGGTAACTGACTCCGCTCCCGGTTATGACCATATTGCCGGCGCAATCGGCGGTGCCATTGCTGTTATGAACGGCGTGGACTTCCTCTGTTACCTTACTCCCGCAGAACACCTGACCCTGCCTGAGATTGATGACGTCTGGAACGGTGTTAAAGCTTCTCTCGTTGCTGCCCAGTGCGGTGAAGTAGGACTTGGCCGTAAGGATGCTGTTCAGCGTGATAAAGAGATTTCTATCGCACGTAAGGAACTTGATTGGGACCGTATTGCTGAACTGGCAATTGACCCCGCTCTGGCTTGTGCTCGTAGAAAAGACCATAAAGATGAAAAAGAATGCGCTATGTGCGGAAAATTCTGCGCAGTACGCATGCTTTCCGAATAG
- a CDS encoding Na+/H+ antiporter NhaC family protein, producing the protein MRNWRGLLLLTVLFTLLCQPAFAADSSLGPANAKVFGMFTLIPPLVAIVLAFITKNVVLSLFIGVFSGAFMLEAKGFDIYNGFVGGFLRLSNEILGSLADSWNAGIVLQCLAIGGLIALVSKMGGAKAIADALAKKAKSPRSSQFVTWVLGLFIFFDDYANSLTVGPIMRPVTDKMKVSREKLAFVIDATAAPIAGIALISTWVAYEVGLIRDGLQGIGYTMNAYGVFVETIPYRFYNILILVFILATIWFMREFGPMYKAEQRARTTGKVLDDNAKPMVADEATELQPAEDVDPSIWYAIIPIGTLIVAAFLGFYFNGYNGIMGGDDAALKQIFEDAPMSFLAIREAFGASDASVVLFQAALIAGIVALAIAIGKRILSVDEALSTWVQGVKSLNITAVILLLAWSLSGIIKELGTAAYLVNVLSDTIPTFLLPSIIFVMGSIISFATGTSYGTMGILMPLCIPLAFALVPEQGYVILNIGAVLTGAIFGDHCSPISDTTILSSMGSACDHIDHTRTQLFYAVPVAIISILFGYIPAGLGMPVLMVLPAGIIAILALVRFLGKPVSN; encoded by the coding sequence ATGCGCAATTGGAGAGGACTGTTATTACTGACAGTTTTATTTACACTGCTCTGCCAGCCCGCATTTGCGGCTGACTCCAGCCTCGGCCCGGCTAACGCCAAAGTGTTCGGTATGTTTACACTCATTCCGCCGCTTGTTGCCATTGTTTTGGCCTTCATTACCAAAAACGTTGTTCTGTCACTTTTCATCGGTGTATTTTCCGGTGCTTTCATGCTCGAAGCGAAAGGCTTTGACATCTACAACGGTTTTGTTGGCGGATTCCTGCGTCTGTCCAACGAAATTCTCGGCTCTCTTGCCGACTCATGGAACGCAGGTATCGTACTCCAGTGTCTCGCCATCGGCGGTCTCATTGCACTGGTATCCAAAATGGGCGGTGCGAAAGCAATTGCTGATGCTCTGGCTAAAAAGGCAAAAAGCCCGCGCAGTTCCCAGTTTGTTACTTGGGTGCTCGGCCTTTTCATCTTTTTCGACGATTATGCAAACTCCCTCACCGTCGGCCCTATCATGCGCCCGGTTACTGATAAAATGAAAGTTTCCCGCGAGAAACTGGCTTTCGTCATCGATGCCACCGCAGCACCCATCGCCGGTATCGCACTGATCTCCACATGGGTTGCTTACGAAGTCGGCCTGATCCGCGACGGTCTTCAGGGAATCGGATACACCATGAACGCTTACGGCGTTTTCGTAGAAACCATTCCTTACCGTTTTTACAATATCCTCATTCTGGTTTTCATCCTCGCTACCATCTGGTTCATGCGTGAATTCGGACCCATGTACAAAGCTGAACAGCGTGCCCGTACTACCGGTAAAGTCCTTGATGACAATGCTAAACCCATGGTTGCAGATGAGGCTACCGAACTGCAGCCCGCAGAAGATGTTGATCCTAGCATCTGGTACGCAATTATCCCCATCGGAACCCTGATCGTTGCAGCCTTCCTCGGCTTCTACTTCAACGGTTACAATGGAATCATGGGCGGTGATGACGCTGCACTGAAACAGATTTTCGAAGATGCTCCCATGAGTTTCTTAGCAATCCGTGAAGCTTTCGGTGCTTCCGATGCTTCTGTTGTTCTTTTCCAGGCTGCTCTTATCGCAGGTATTGTGGCTCTGGCCATTGCCATCGGCAAGCGCATCCTGTCTGTGGACGAAGCACTCTCCACTTGGGTACAGGGTGTTAAATCCCTGAACATCACCGCAGTTATCCTGCTGCTGGCATGGTCCCTTTCCGGTATCATCAAGGAACTCGGAACCGCGGCTTACCTCGTAAACGTGCTCTCCGATACCATTCCGACCTTCCTGTTGCCCTCCATCATCTTTGTGATGGGCTCCATTATCTCCTTTGCAACAGGTACTTCTTACGGAACAATGGGTATCCTCATGCCGCTCTGTATTCCGCTTGCTTTCGCGCTGGTACCCGAGCAGGGCTACGTAATCCTGAACATCGGTGCGGTTCTTACCGGAGCTATCTTCGGCGACCACTGCTCTCCCATCTCGGACACAACAATCCTGTCCTCTATGGGTTCCGCATGTGACCACATCGACCACACCAGAACTCAGCTGTTCTACGCCGTCCCCGTAGCGATCATCTCCATCCTGTTCGGTTACATCCCCGCAGGACTCGGAATGCCCGTACTGATGGTACTGCCTGCCGGAATCATTGCCATCCTCGCGTTGGTTAGATTCCTCGGTAAGCCTGTTTCGAACTAA
- a CDS encoding TetR/AcrR family transcriptional regulator, protein MSKRMDRLSRREQIAEEALKLAAKGVSAITVSNVAKACGIVPAALYRHYKNKDAIFDGVRELIRKKLIDNAKTAMDEGDTPLDVLKQLALRHADLLYKHPGIPRLLFSEAALDQKSIRRRAIYSLMTEYRAAAGEIAAKGQELGQIRKDVDPADIVFMLLGTVVPPSFLFHISNGEFDPREQVKRNLQLFEETVAVKKEN, encoded by the coding sequence ATGAGTAAAAGAATGGACCGCCTTTCAAGGCGCGAACAGATTGCAGAAGAAGCCCTGAAACTCGCTGCCAAAGGGGTCTCCGCCATTACGGTGAGTAACGTTGCCAAGGCTTGTGGAATCGTACCTGCTGCCCTGTACCGCCATTACAAAAACAAAGATGCAATATTCGATGGAGTGCGAGAACTTATCCGTAAAAAACTCATCGACAACGCCAAAACAGCTATGGATGAAGGAGATACTCCCTTGGATGTGCTGAAACAACTGGCTCTGCGCCATGCAGACCTACTGTATAAGCATCCTGGCATTCCTCGCCTGCTCTTCTCTGAAGCTGCTTTGGATCAGAAATCTATTCGCCGCAGGGCAATATATTCTTTGATGACTGAATACCGTGCTGCTGCCGGGGAAATAGCCGCCAAAGGACAGGAACTAGGGCAAATCCGCAAAGACGTAGATCCTGCGGATATTGTCTTCATGCTGCTGGGCACTGTAGTGCCGCCTTCATTCCTCTTTCATATTTCCAACGGAGAATTTGATCCCCGCGAACAGGTCAAACGTAACCTTCAGTTATTTGAAGAAACAGTTGCAGTGAAAAAGGAGAACTAA